A single genomic interval of Apteryx mantelli isolate bAptMan1 chromosome 19, bAptMan1.hap1, whole genome shotgun sequence harbors:
- the SLC25A10 gene encoding mitochondrial dicarboxylate carrier isoform X1: MAERRVSRWYFGGLASCGAACCTHPLDLLKVHLQTQQEVKMRMTGMALRVIRTDGFLALYNGLSASLCRQMTYSLTRFAIYETARDRLGQGSQGPPPFYQKVLLGAVGGFTGGFVGTPADMVNVRMQNDMKQPAHLRRNYSHALDGMYRVLREEGLKKLFSGATMASSRGALVTVGQLSCYDQAKQLVLTTGLLSDNIFTHFLASFIAGGCATFLCQPLDVLKTRLMNSQGEYRGVSHCAMETAKLGPLAFYKGFVPAAIRLIPHTVLTFVFLEQLRKYFGIKVIT; this comes from the exons ATGGCGGAGCGGCGCGTGTCTCGCTGGTACTTCGGGGGTCTGGCGTCGTGCGGCGCCGCCTGCTGCACCCACCCGCTGGACCTCCTCAAG GTCCACCTGCAAACGCAGCAGGAGGTGAAGATGCGCATGACTGGGATGGCGCTGCGTGTGATCCGCACTGACGGCTTCCTGGCTCTCTACAACGGGCTCAGTGCCTCGCTGTGCCGGCAG ATGACGTATTCCCTGACCCGCTTTGCCATCTATGAGACTGCGAGGGACCGCTTGGGCCAGGGCAGCCAGGGACCTCCCCCCTTCTACCAGAAAGTGCTGCTGGGTGCAGTGGGAG GTTTCACTGGCGGGTTTGTGGGGACCCCAGCAGACATGGTGAATGTCAG GATGCAGAACGACATGAAGCAGCCGGCACACCTGAGACGGAA CTATTCCCATGCCCTGGACGGCATGTACCGCGTGCTCCGGGAAG AGGGCTTGAAGAAGCTATTCTCAGGGGCTACAATGGCATCCAGTCGAGGGGCCCTAGTCACCGTTGGACAG ctctcctgctatGACCAGGCCAAGCAGCTGGTTCTCACCACTGGATTGCTGTCAGACAACATCTTCACTCACTTCCTGGCCAGCTTCATcgct GGCGGATGTGCCACGTTCCTGTGTCAGCCCTTGGATGTGCTCAAGACCCGCCTCATGAACTCCCAGGGCGAGTATCGG GGTGTTTCTCACTGTGCCATGGAAACTGCCAAGCTTGGACCCCTGGCCTTCTACAAG GGCTTCGTTCCTGCGGCCATCCGGCTCATTCCTCACACCGTCCTCACCTTTGTCTTCCTGGAACAGCTGCGCAAATATTTTGGGATCAAAGTGATCACCTGA
- the SLC25A10 gene encoding mitochondrial dicarboxylate carrier isoform X2, which translates to MAERRVSRWYFGGLASCGAACCTHPLDLLKVHLQTQQEVKMRMTGMALRVIRTDGFLALYNGLSASLCRQMTYSLTRFAIYETARDRLGQGSQGPPPFYQKVLLGAVGGFTGGFVGTPADMVNVRMQNDMKQPAHLRRNYSHALDGMYRVLREEGLKKLFSGATMASSRGALVTVGQLSCYDQAKQLVLTTGLLSDNIFTHFLASFIAGGCATFLCQPLDVLKTRLMNSQGEYRGVSHCAMETAKLGPLAFYKAASIPLLKQGCGT; encoded by the exons ATGGCGGAGCGGCGCGTGTCTCGCTGGTACTTCGGGGGTCTGGCGTCGTGCGGCGCCGCCTGCTGCACCCACCCGCTGGACCTCCTCAAG GTCCACCTGCAAACGCAGCAGGAGGTGAAGATGCGCATGACTGGGATGGCGCTGCGTGTGATCCGCACTGACGGCTTCCTGGCTCTCTACAACGGGCTCAGTGCCTCGCTGTGCCGGCAG ATGACGTATTCCCTGACCCGCTTTGCCATCTATGAGACTGCGAGGGACCGCTTGGGCCAGGGCAGCCAGGGACCTCCCCCCTTCTACCAGAAAGTGCTGCTGGGTGCAGTGGGAG GTTTCACTGGCGGGTTTGTGGGGACCCCAGCAGACATGGTGAATGTCAG GATGCAGAACGACATGAAGCAGCCGGCACACCTGAGACGGAA CTATTCCCATGCCCTGGACGGCATGTACCGCGTGCTCCGGGAAG AGGGCTTGAAGAAGCTATTCTCAGGGGCTACAATGGCATCCAGTCGAGGGGCCCTAGTCACCGTTGGACAG ctctcctgctatGACCAGGCCAAGCAGCTGGTTCTCACCACTGGATTGCTGTCAGACAACATCTTCACTCACTTCCTGGCCAGCTTCATcgct GGCGGATGTGCCACGTTCCTGTGTCAGCCCTTGGATGTGCTCAAGACCCGCCTCATGAACTCCCAGGGCGAGTATCGG GGTGTTTCTCACTGTGCCATGGAAACTGCCAAGCTTGGACCCCTGGCCTTCTACAAG GCAGCGTCCATCCCCCTTCTGAAACAGGGCTGTGGGACCTGA